A DNA window from Coffea arabica cultivar ET-39 chromosome 6c, Coffea Arabica ET-39 HiFi, whole genome shotgun sequence contains the following coding sequences:
- the LOC113691899 gene encoding bark storage protein A-like yields MYKPFMLVMFLLEWLVILASVNVIRSANAAVSDYAWASIRRVNQEGPYLGIVVPNSFEMSPLLQSPSFVPHDKLPHIDVAGRRFRIGKAENKRVIVVMTGLSMLNAGVSTELLLSLFKIKGILHIGIAENANPQLQIGDVTIPQYWAHTGLWNWQRYGDGPEDKLSLESNGDYTRSVGYLELSDFNSNVKDQNLLNNVWYQPEEVFPVDGYPEIRQHAFWIPVNELYFSLAEKLEGIKLEGCLNSTCLPRRPLVTRVERGISANVFVDNAAYREFVYTKFNATAIDMESAAIALVCLQQRTPFLTIRALSDLAGGGSSTSNEAAIFAPLAAHNAVVVLLKFISLLNP; encoded by the exons ATGTACAAACCTTTTATGTTAGTCATGTTCCTGCTGGAATGGCTTGTGATATTAGCGAGTGTTAATGTTATTCGATCAGCAAATGCTGCAGTTTCCGATTATGCATGGGCAAGCATCAGGAGAGTTAACCAGGAGGGTCCATACTTGGGCATTGTAGTCCCAAACAGTTTTGAGATGAGCCCTCTTCTCCAATCTCCAAGTTTTGTCCCGCACGACAAGCTTCCTCACATTGATGTTGCTG GAAGAAGGTTTCGGATTGGGAAGGCGGAAAATAAAAGGGTCATTGTGGTCATGACAGGATTAAGCATG TTGAATGCAGGTGTATCCACAGAGTTGTTGTTAAGTCTATTCAAGATCAAGGGAATTCTTCACATTGGTATTGCAGAAAATGCCAATCCTCAATTGCAAATAGGTGATGTTACCATCCCACAGTATTGGGCACATACGGGCCTCTGGAACTGGCAG AGGTATGGGGATGGACCTGAAGATAAACTATCTTTAGAGTCCAATGGAGACTACACAAGAAGTGTTGGCTACCTTGAGCTCTCTGATTTCAACAGTAACGTGAAAGACCAAAACCTTCTAAACAATGTCTGGTATCAACCGGAAGAAGTTTTTCCGGTAGATGGATATCCTGAAATCAGGCAACATGCCTTTTGGATTCCTGTCAATGAATTATATTTTTCACTTGCTGAGAAACTTGAG GGAATAAAGCTCGAAGGCTGCTTGAATTCAACCTGTTTACCAAGAAGGCCGCTGGTGACTAGGGTGGAAAGAGGGATTAGTGCAAATGTGTTCGTTGACAATGCTGCTTATCGCGAATTCGTGTATACAAAGTTCAATGCAACAGCAATTGACATGGAAAGTGCAGCAATTGCACTCGTGTGTCTGCAGCAAAGGACTCCTTTCCTAACAATCAGAGCACTGTCAGATCTGGCTGGTGGTGGTTCTTCTACATCCAATGAAGCTGCAATTTTTGCTCCGTTGGCAGCTCATAATGCAGTCGTTGTTTTGCTTAAATTCATTTCTTTACTGAATCCTTAG
- the LOC113693921 gene encoding transcription factor bHLH68-like gives MNRGHLLQSSPVQQMMAGSPNWWNLNNMRPPSQQPSSFLAPPPNLFPQYMPPPPPSSWADNQELPESWSQLLLGGLVAEDQDQNKSGVMHAKKTLENWEEQLLQQQPPNGSNIVDHVKQENSAANGAYNMYGHENAEFHAAKTTWSQMMPVSSPTSCVTTLSSNMLDFSSSKSDGRHPPPDRSSECNSTAIGGASKKARVQPSSTQSSFKVRKEKLGDRITALHQLVSPFGKTDTASVLLEAIGYIRFLQSQIEALSSPYLGSKSGNVRQQQSAQGERNCLFPEDPGQLLNDNCMKRKAASEQDSEEEVKKDLRSRGLCLVPISCTLQVGSDNGADYWAPALGGGFR, from the exons ATGAATAGAGGTCATCTTCTACAGAGCTCCCCGGTTCAGCAAATGATGGCCGGAAGCCCTAACTGGTGGAACCTCAATAACATGAGGCCTCCCTCGCAACaaccttcttcttttttggctCCTCCTCCCAATCTATTCCCTCAATACATGCCTCCGCCTCCTCCATCTTCGTGGGCTGATAACCAGGAGCTTCCTGAGTCATGGAGTCAACTCCTCTT GGGTGGCTTGGTGGCGGAAGATCAAGATCAGAATAAATCTGGTGTGATGCATGCTAAGAAGACATTGGAGAACTGGGAAGAGCAACTGTTGCAGCAGCAACCTCCAAACGGGTCCAATATAGTTGATCATGTGAAGCAAGAGAATTCAGCCGCAAATGGCGCCTATAATATGTATGGACATGAAAATGCAGAATTCCATGCTGCAAAAACTACATGGTCCCAAATGATGCCTGTCTCATCTCCCACCTCATGCGTTACCACTTTAAGCAGTAACATGTTGGACTTTTCTAGCAGTAAGTCTGACGGGAGGCATCCTCCACCGGATCGATCCTCAGAG TGCAACAGCACAGCGATTGGTGGGGCATCTAAGAAGGCTAGGGTTCAGCCATCTTCAACTCAGTCTTCATTTAAG GTGAGGAAAGAAAAACTGGGGGACAGAATAACAGCCCTTCACCAGCTAGTTTCCCCATTTGGGAAG ACAGACACGGCATCTGTCTTGTTAGAGGCTATTGGATACATTAGATTCCTTCAGAGCCAAATTGAG GCCCTCAGCTCACCGTACCTGGGCAGTAAATCAGGGAATGTGAGGCAACAACAATCT GCTCAAGGGGAGAGGAATTGTTTATTCCCTGAAGACCCTGGGCAG CTTTTGAATGACAACTGCATGAAGAGGAAGGCAGCTTCTGAGCAG GATTCTGAGGAGGAAGTAAAGAAGGACTTGAGGAGTAGAGGGCTGTGCCTGGTACCAATATCCTGCACACTACAAGTTGGGAGTGACAATGGAGCGGATTATTGGGCACCAGCTCTTGGTGGAGGTTTCCGATAA